One Saccharopolyspora erythraea NRRL 2338 genomic region harbors:
- a CDS encoding RNA-guided endonuclease InsQ/TnpB family protein, which produces MKRAYKYRFYPTEQQAAELSRTFGCVRKVYNLALDTRTRAWFTEQRRVNYAETSAMLSAWKRTDELSYLGAVSSVPLQQCLRHLQSAFTAFFGKRAKYPRFKSRKQSRASAEYTRSGFRWRDGQLWLAKLTEPLAIVWSRPLPDGAEPSTVTVSRDAAGRWFVAILVETQTEHHPRADSVVGVDAGITCLLTLSTGEKVINPRHERRERKRLARAQRNLTRKEKGSANREKARRKVARVHARIADRRRDHLHKVTTRLVHENQVVVIEDLNVRGMVTNGKLARAISDAAWSEFRSMLEYKTAWYGRELVVIDRWFPSSKTCSECGKVAESLPLHVREWTCRGCDVGHDRDINAAKNILAAGLAVSACGAGVRSQREPSRTRQPAAKQELSDVRPMEIPRT; this is translated from the coding sequence GTGAAGCGGGCGTACAAGTACCGCTTTTATCCCACCGAACAGCAGGCGGCGGAGTTGTCGCGCACGTTCGGTTGCGTCCGCAAGGTCTACAACCTCGCCCTGGACACGCGGACTCGCGCGTGGTTCACCGAGCAGCGCCGGGTGAACTACGCGGAAACCTCGGCGATGCTCAGCGCGTGGAAGAGAACTGACGAACTGTCGTACCTGGGGGCGGTGTCGTCGGTGCCGTTGCAGCAGTGCTTGCGGCACCTCCAGAGCGCGTTCACCGCGTTCTTCGGCAAACGCGCCAAGTACCCGCGTTTCAAGTCCCGGAAGCAGTCACGGGCGTCAGCGGAGTACACCAGGTCTGGTTTCCGATGGCGTGACGGGCAGCTGTGGCTGGCGAAATTGACTGAGCCGCTGGCAATCGTGTGGTCACGTCCGCTGCCCGATGGCGCTGAACCGTCCACCGTGACCGTGTCCCGCGATGCTGCGGGACGCTGGTTCGTGGCGATTCTGGTGGAAACCCAAACCGAGCACCACCCGCGCGCAGACAGCGTAGTGGGCGTGGATGCGGGAATCACCTGCCTTCTGACGCTCTCCACTGGAGAAAAGGTCATCAACCCGAGGCACGAACGCCGCGAGCGGAAGCGGCTGGCTCGCGCTCAGCGAAACCTCACTCGCAAGGAGAAGGGTTCGGCGAATCGGGAGAAGGCTCGCCGGAAGGTGGCTCGCGTGCACGCGCGGATTGCCGACCGGCGTAGAGACCACCTGCACAAGGTGACAACTCGACTCGTCCACGAAAACCAAGTGGTCGTGATCGAGGATCTCAACGTGCGCGGCATGGTAACCAACGGCAAGCTTGCTCGCGCCATTTCCGATGCGGCATGGAGCGAGTTCCGGTCCATGCTGGAGTACAAGACCGCATGGTACGGGCGTGAGCTCGTCGTGATCGACCGATGGTTCCCCTCCAGCAAGACGTGCTCTGAATGCGGCAAGGTCGCTGAGTCGCTGCCGTTGCATGTTCGTGAGTGGACCTGTCGAGGATGCGATGTTGGCCACGACCGGGACATCAACGCGGCGAAGAACATTCTGGCCGCCGGACTGGCGGTGTCAGCCTGTGGAGCTGGTGTAAGATCTCAACGGGAGCCCTCCCGGACGCGGCAACCGGCAGCGAAGCAGGAACTATCGGACGTGAGGCCGATGGAAATCCCCCGCACGTAG
- a CDS encoding nitric oxide synthase oxygenase, with product MFRVSGEAPESFFSGAGRAAAPTRRLRVASRRPAGAPPVDVAEAEDFLRLFHAENRDSGSLQYRIDRMRYEVETVGTYRHTEAELAFGARVAWRNSARCIGRLYWKSLKVRDLRDVHTVADIAGHCVQHLRQATNGGKIRPVISIFPPDTPSRPAPRIWNEQLIRYAGYERRDGSVLGDPRYRGFTAAVRSFGWHPPREPGAFDVLPLVVETAEEGAHMFALPRDAISEVPLRHPDLRWFGALGLRWHAVPVISNMRLSIGGVSYPAAPFNGWYMGTEIGARNLADPGRYDLLPVVAERLGLDTSRPDALWKDRALVELTRAVQHSFHEAGVTITDHHTESERFLTHVRREEAAGRKCPADWSWIVPPMSGGQTPVFHRYYDTEPQLPDFFTDEDATRRALHGGPPHFS from the coding sequence GTGTTCAGGGTGAGTGGCGAGGCTCCGGAGTCGTTCTTCTCCGGCGCGGGCAGGGCGGCGGCGCCCACCCGGCGGCTGCGCGTCGCGAGCCGCCGCCCGGCGGGTGCCCCGCCGGTGGACGTGGCCGAGGCCGAGGACTTCCTGCGGCTGTTCCACGCCGAGAACCGCGACTCCGGCTCCCTCCAGTACCGCATCGACCGCATGCGCTACGAGGTCGAGACGGTCGGCACCTACCGCCACACCGAGGCCGAGCTGGCGTTCGGCGCGCGCGTCGCGTGGCGCAACAGCGCCCGCTGCATCGGCAGGTTGTACTGGAAGAGCCTGAAGGTGCGGGACCTGCGCGACGTGCACACCGTCGCCGACATCGCCGGGCACTGCGTGCAGCACCTGCGCCAGGCAACCAACGGCGGCAAGATCCGCCCCGTCATCAGCATCTTCCCGCCGGACACGCCGAGCCGCCCGGCGCCGCGCATCTGGAACGAGCAGCTGATCCGCTACGCCGGTTACGAGCGCCGGGACGGCAGCGTCCTCGGCGATCCGCGCTACCGCGGCTTCACCGCGGCCGTGCGCAGCTTCGGCTGGCACCCGCCCCGCGAGCCCGGCGCCTTCGACGTCCTGCCGCTTGTCGTGGAGACCGCGGAGGAGGGCGCGCACATGTTCGCGCTGCCGCGCGACGCGATCAGCGAGGTGCCGCTGAGGCATCCGGACCTGCGGTGGTTCGGCGCGCTCGGGCTGCGCTGGCACGCCGTCCCGGTGATCAGCAACATGCGCCTGTCGATCGGCGGCGTCTCCTATCCCGCGGCGCCGTTCAACGGCTGGTACATGGGCACCGAGATCGGGGCCCGCAACCTCGCCGACCCCGGTCGCTACGACCTGCTGCCGGTGGTCGCCGAACGCCTCGGCCTGGACACCTCGCGCCCGGACGCCCTGTGGAAGGACCGGGCGCTGGTGGAGCTGACCAGGGCCGTGCAGCACTCGTTCCACGAGGCCGGGGTGACGATCACCGACCACCACACCGAGTCCGAGCGCTTCCTCACCCACGTGCGGCGGGAGGAGGCCGCCGGCCGGAAGTGCCCGGCGGACTGGAGCTGGATCGTGCCGCCGATGTCGGGCGGGCAGACACCCGTCTTCCACCGCTACTACGACACCGAGCCCCAGCTCCCGGACTTCTTCACCGACGAGGACGCCACCCGCCGCGCACTGCACGGCGGTCCACCGCACTTCTCCTGA
- a CDS encoding DUF397 domain-containing protein, giving the protein MPADRASLNWRKSSRSGNNGACVEVAFVGDGVAARDSKEPDGPVLVFDRARWAAFLARLSC; this is encoded by the coding sequence CTTGAACTGGCGGAAGTCCAGCCGCAGCGGCAACAACGGCGCCTGCGTAGAGGTGGCATTTGTGGGCGACGGCGTCGCGGCCCGTGATTCCAAGGAGCCCGATGGTCCCGTTCTGGTCTTCGACCGCGCCCGCTGGGCGGCGTTCCTGGCACGCCTGAGCTGCTGA
- a CDS encoding urea carboxylase-associated family protein has protein sequence MNDRAAAYHATAGGPLDVDTAFYDRVAVRAGAHEPVESFEIPIRSGRAWHVPAGHLCRIVTVTGPQVGDLNVWNAADPRERMWASRTRQLQRAHISTHDRIWSTLPFLRPLLTVTDDSLAGYGEDEQGGRVHDLLGTRCDPYVNRMLTGEDFDFHCHSNLVRAVLPHGLTEFDVHDVLNVFQCTGLNDEDRYFMKACPARAGDFFEFFAEIDLLCALSTCPGGDLSVPLWGPDARDPLEVCRPLGVEVYRPDAELLSGWTSPPRAAYRNLHGIKRPEWTDVG, from the coding sequence TTGAACGATCGGGCAGCCGCGTACCACGCCACCGCCGGTGGCCCGCTGGATGTCGACACCGCGTTCTACGACCGGGTGGCGGTGCGCGCCGGCGCGCACGAACCGGTCGAGTCCTTCGAGATCCCGATCAGGTCCGGGCGCGCGTGGCACGTGCCCGCGGGCCACCTGTGCCGGATCGTGACGGTCACCGGCCCGCAGGTCGGCGATCTCAACGTGTGGAACGCCGCCGACCCGCGCGAGCGGATGTGGGCCTCCCGCACCCGGCAGCTCCAGCGCGCGCACATCAGCACCCACGACCGCATCTGGTCCACGCTGCCGTTCCTGCGCCCGCTGCTGACCGTGACCGACGACTCGCTCGCCGGCTACGGCGAGGACGAGCAGGGCGGGCGGGTGCACGACCTGCTCGGCACCCGCTGCGACCCCTACGTCAACCGGATGCTCACCGGCGAGGACTTCGACTTCCACTGCCACTCGAACCTGGTGCGCGCGGTCCTGCCGCACGGGCTGACCGAGTTCGACGTGCACGACGTGCTCAACGTCTTCCAGTGCACCGGGCTCAACGACGAGGACCGCTACTTCATGAAGGCGTGCCCGGCGCGGGCGGGCGACTTCTTCGAGTTCTTCGCCGAGATCGACCTGCTGTGCGCGCTGTCGACCTGCCCCGGCGGCGACCTGTCGGTGCCGCTGTGGGGTCCGGACGCGCGCGACCCGCTGGAGGTGTGCAGGCCGCTGGGCGTGGAGGTGTACCGGCCGGACGCGGAACTGCTGAGCGGGTGGACGTCACCGCCGCGCGCGGCCTACCGGAACCTGCACGGCATCAAGCGTCCTGAGTGGACTGACGTGGGGTGA